From a region of the Gloeocapsa sp. PCC 73106 genome:
- a CDS encoding BCD family MFS transporter, producing MTFLNYPQKQSKANLGILTVFRIGLFNLGLGLMSVLTLAILNRVMISELGIPGTITAGTIAMSQLVAPARVWFGRLSDVKPIFGLHRSNYVRFGTIFSGLAVFTAIQIVWRLGKIITDNGGWVWNDATIALVVLLGLILAIYGLALSSSSTPFTALLVDISQENNRSQIVAIVWSMLMVGIVIGGISGSILLRNLGTSTQNPLEVLQPPINSIFKIAPLVVFALAMIATWKVEKKYSHFNQRTEAKSREDGVGVKSAFKILTASRQTGIFFSFLVMITIGLFMQEAVLEPYGGEVFGMSIAQSTLLNSFWGVGILIGYSLTGFLIIPRLGKITTNKIGCILVAICFGLIILSGFTQEQMILKITMVIFGIATGITTVSSINLMLDLTSATSAGTFIGAWGLAQSLSRAIATVSGGIVLDVGRQIFTTPVLAYGLVFALQALAMLMAILILNQINVAEFKTNNSEATTLVMEGDLDS from the coding sequence ATGACTTTTCTAAATTACCCTCAGAAACAATCCAAAGCTAACCTAGGGATTTTAACCGTGTTTCGCATTGGTTTATTTAACCTGGGTTTAGGATTAATGTCGGTACTAACTCTAGCTATACTCAATCGAGTGATGATTTCCGAATTGGGTATTCCTGGGACGATTACTGCGGGAACGATCGCTATGTCTCAACTAGTCGCCCCTGCGAGGGTATGGTTTGGACGTTTATCAGACGTAAAACCGATCTTTGGACTGCATCGGAGTAATTATGTCAGATTTGGGACGATTTTCAGCGGGTTAGCCGTTTTTACAGCGATACAAATAGTCTGGCGACTCGGTAAAATTATCACCGATAATGGGGGATGGGTGTGGAACGATGCAACGATCGCCCTAGTGGTATTATTGGGTTTGATTTTAGCTATCTACGGTTTAGCTTTAAGCTCGAGTTCAACCCCATTCACTGCGCTATTAGTAGATATTTCTCAAGAAAATAACCGTTCCCAAATCGTGGCGATCGTTTGGTCCATGTTAATGGTGGGTATCGTAATAGGTGGAATTAGCGGCAGTATTCTGCTCAGAAATCTAGGAACATCCACTCAAAACCCGTTAGAAGTCTTGCAACCCCCAATTAACTCTATCTTTAAAATTGCACCTCTCGTCGTCTTCGCTTTAGCGATGATCGCCACTTGGAAGGTAGAAAAGAAATATTCACACTTTAATCAACGTACCGAGGCTAAATCAAGAGAAGATGGTGTCGGTGTTAAATCTGCCTTCAAAATACTCACCGCTAGTCGTCAAACGGGTATATTCTTCTCTTTTTTGGTAATGATAACGATTGGGCTATTTATGCAGGAAGCGGTTTTAGAACCCTATGGGGGTGAAGTATTCGGTATGTCCATCGCCCAATCAACTTTGCTTAACTCCTTCTGGGGTGTGGGTATCCTCATTGGTTATAGTCTAACTGGTTTTTTGATTATTCCTCGTCTCGGGAAAATTACCACCAATAAAATAGGTTGCATACTGGTGGCTATTTGTTTTGGTTTAATTATTCTCTCGGGATTTACTCAAGAACAAATGATCTTGAAAATTACTATGGTCATTTTTGGTATAGCAACAGGAATAACTACGGTAAGCAGCATTAATTTAATGCTCGATTTAACCTCAGCGACAAGCGCAGGGACTTTTATCGGTGCTTGGGGATTAGCACAATCATTATCTAGAGCGATCGCCACCGTCAGTGGTGGAATAGTTCTCGATGTGGGGAGACAAATATTTACAACACCAGTCTTAGCTTATGGATTGGTTTTTGCTTTACAAGCTTTAGCGATGCTTATGGCTATACTAATCCTTAACCAGATAAATGTAGCCGAGTTTAAAACCAATAACTCTGAGGCGACTACTTTAGTAATGGAAGGAGACTTAGACAGCTAA